A stretch of the Actinoalloteichus fjordicus genome encodes the following:
- a CDS encoding maleylpyruvate isomerase N-terminal domain-containing protein: MDTVFPQGQRREDLRVRDPDEPGWEAIVEIKGYTRGAQVNHLARIRRWASRYATDHGRAPDALWHVVNHFRTTDPSARPVVLPDDDALVDLVAEGGVLIDTRDLFTAARDVQAGTVAADVRKLLCGARGRWNHSEPPVADAGSHSPS; the protein is encoded by the coding sequence ATGGACACCGTCTTCCCCCAAGGGCAGCGACGGGAGGACCTGCGCGTACGCGACCCGGACGAGCCCGGCTGGGAGGCGATCGTGGAGATCAAGGGCTACACCCGAGGAGCCCAGGTCAACCATCTCGCCCGGATCCGGCGCTGGGCTTCCCGCTACGCGACCGACCACGGCCGGGCCCCGGACGCGTTGTGGCACGTGGTCAACCACTTCCGGACCACCGATCCAAGCGCCCGACCCGTCGTACTCCCGGACGACGACGCCCTCGTCGACCTCGTCGCCGAGGGCGGTGTCCTGATCGACACCCGCGACCTGTTCACCGCAGCACGCGACGTGCAGGCCGGGACGGTCGCCGCCGATGTCCGCAAGCTCCTCTGTGGAGCACGAGGCCGGTGGAACCACTCAGAGCCGCCGGTGGCCGACGCAGGCAGCCACTCGCCCAGTTGA